The following are encoded in a window of Mycobacterium decipiens genomic DNA:
- a CDS encoding amidase, giving the protein MDPGDLAFLGAAEQARMLADGDLTAPMLLEVYLERIERLDSELRAYRVVLLDRAREEAEAAQRRLDAGERLPLLGVPIAVKDDADVAGEVTTYGSGGHGPAATSDAEVVRRLRAAGAVVIGKTNVPELMIMPFTESLTFGATRNPWNPNRTPGGSSGGSAAAVAAGLAPVALGSDGGGSIRIPCTWCGLFGLKPQRDRISLEPHDGAWQGLSANGPIARSVLDAALLLDATTTMPGPEGEFAAAATRQPGQLRIALSTKVPTPLPVRCGKNELAALEQAGALLRDLGHEVITRDPDYPAAAIYTNYLPRFLRGISDDADAQAHPHRLEARTRTLARLGSLFSDRRMTALRAAEVGLSTRIQSIFSDVDVVVTPGTATGPSRIGAYQRRGAVSTLLLVAQRVPYFQVWNLTGQPAAVVPWDVDGDGLPMSVQLVGRPYDEATLLSLAAQIESARPWAHRRPPVS; this is encoded by the coding sequence GTGGACCCTGGCGATCTCGCCTTCCTCGGGGCTGCCGAACAGGCGCGGATGCTGGCCGACGGTGACCTCACCGCGCCGATGCTGCTCGAGGTCTACCTGGAGCGGATCGAGCGGCTGGACAGCGAGCTGCGCGCCTACCGGGTGGTGCTGTTGGACCGGGCGCGCGAGGAGGCCGAGGCCGCCCAGCGACGCCTCGACGCCGGTGAACGACTGCCGCTGCTGGGTGTACCGATCGCCGTCAAGGACGATGCCGACGTTGCCGGCGAGGTAACGACGTACGGCAGCGGCGGGCACGGTCCGGCCGCGACCTCGGACGCGGAGGTGGTTCGCCGGCTGCGCGCGGCCGGGGCTGTCGTCATCGGCAAGACTAACGTGCCCGAGCTGATGATCATGCCCTTCACCGAGTCGCTGACGTTCGGCGCCACCCGAAATCCGTGGAACCCCAACCGAACGCCGGGCGGCAGCAGCGGCGGCAGTGCCGCGGCGGTAGCCGCCGGGCTGGCTCCGGTGGCACTGGGATCCGATGGCGGTGGATCGATTCGTATCCCGTGTACGTGGTGTGGTTTGTTCGGGCTGAAACCCCAGCGCGATCGGATCTCCTTGGAGCCGCACGACGGGGCCTGGCAGGGGCTGAGCGCCAATGGCCCGATCGCGCGGTCGGTGCTGGACGCGGCGTTGCTTCTCGATGCGACGACAACGATGCCCGGTCCCGAAGGCGAGTTCGCCGCCGCGGCCACGCGCCAACCCGGTCAGCTGCGAATTGCGTTGAGCACCAAGGTTCCAACCCCGCTGCCCGTCAGGTGCGGGAAGAACGAACTGGCGGCCCTTGAGCAGGCGGGCGCGTTGCTTCGCGATCTGGGCCACGAGGTCATCACCCGCGATCCCGACTATCCGGCCGCGGCCATTTACACGAACTACCTGCCCCGCTTCCTGCGCGGGATCAGCGATGATGCCGATGCGCAGGCCCACCCGCACCGCCTCGAAGCGCGCACCCGAACCCTAGCCCGCTTGGGGTCGTTGTTCTCCGACCGGCGGATGACCGCGTTGCGGGCCGCCGAGGTGGGGCTGAGCACCCGGATACAGTCGATCTTCAGTGACGTCGATGTCGTCGTGACGCCGGGCACCGCGACGGGCCCGTCCCGCATCGGCGCCTACCAACGCCGGGGTGCAGTGTCGACGTTGCTGTTGGTGGCGCAGCGGGTTCCATACTTTCAGGTCTGGAATCTGACCGGCCAGCCCGCCGCCGTGGTGCCGTGGGACGTCGACGGCGACGGCCTGCCCATGTCGGTGCAACTCGTCGGCCGCCCGTATGACGAGGCGACGCTGCTGTCACTGGCCGCACAGATCGAATCCGCCAGACCGTGGGCCCATCGGCGACCGCCGGTGTCCTGA
- a CDS encoding HIT family protein, which produces MSCVFCAIVAGAAPAIRIYEDDDYLAILDIRPFTRGHTLVLPKRHTVDLTDTPPETLAEMVAIGQRIARAARATELADATNVAINDGPAAFQTVFHVHLHVLPRRNGDKLSVAKGMMLRRDPDREATGRILREALARIDASQSD; this is translated from the coding sequence ATGTCCTGCGTGTTCTGTGCGATTGTCGCTGGGGCGGCTCCGGCCATCCGGATCTACGAAGACGACGACTATCTGGCCATCCTCGACATCCGCCCGTTCACCCGCGGCCACACCCTGGTACTGCCCAAGCGACACACCGTTGACCTCACCGACACACCGCCGGAGACACTGGCCGAGATGGTAGCCATCGGGCAACGGATCGCGCGGGCAGCCCGGGCGACCGAATTGGCCGACGCGACGAACGTCGCGATCAACGACGGCCCCGCCGCCTTCCAGACGGTTTTTCACGTTCACCTGCACGTACTGCCGCGGCGCAACGGCGACAAGCTGTCGGTCGCCAAGGGGATGATGTTGCGCCGCGACCCGGACCGGGAAGCCACCGGACGGATCCTGCGGGAGGCGCTGGCACGGATCGATGCGAGTCAGTCAGACTGA
- a CDS encoding serine/threonine-protein kinase PknH/PknJ has protein sequence MSDAQDSRVGSMFGPYRLKRLLGRGGMGEVYEAEHTVKEWTVAVKLMTAEFSKDPVFRERMKREARIAGRLQEPHVVPIHDYGEVDGQMFLEMRLVEGTDLDSVLKRFGPLTPPRAVAIMTQIASALDAAHAAGVMHRDVKPQNILVTRDDFAYLVDFGIASATTDEKLTQLGTAVGTWKYMAPERFSNDEVTYRADIYALACVLHECLTGAPPYRADSAGTLVTAHLMDPIPQPSAARAGIPKAFDTVVARGMAKKPEDRYASAGDLALAAHDALSDPDQDHAADILRRSQESTLPGPPTPVPPPTMPATAMAPPQRPAPPVTPPRVPPAQQPSYVPPAQAQPARPSAQMPQQRPTPTGQPSWAPDSGPMPASQPTPTPQYYQGGSWGGAPPSKPLPPPPGGGPTPWQQPPRKANPWPIVAAVAIVLVLVAGGVGIWMVTRPEPKPPPKPVPEDRLSALLLNSSEVNAVMGSSSMQPGKPITSMDSSPVTVSLPDCQGALYTSQDPVYAGTGYTAISGLISSEPGDNYEHWVNQAVVAFTNADKASAFVQTSAGKWKSCAGQTVTVTNKTKTYRWTFADVKGGPPTITVIDTQEGADGWECQRAMSVANNVVIDVNACGYHITDQAGQIAEKIVDKVNKE, from the coding sequence ATGAGCGATGCGCAGGACTCGCGGGTGGGGTCGATGTTTGGGCCTTATCGCCTCAAACGGCTGTTGGGCCGCGGCGGGATGGGCGAGGTCTACGAAGCCGAGCACACCGTCAAGGAGTGGACGGTCGCCGTCAAGCTGATGACCGCGGAATTCAGCAAGGACCCGGTGTTTCGCGAGCGGATGAAACGCGAAGCCCGCATCGCCGGGCGGTTGCAGGAACCCCACGTGGTGCCCATCCACGACTACGGCGAAGTCGACGGCCAAATGTTCCTGGAGATGCGCCTAGTCGAGGGCACCGACCTGGACAGCGTGCTCAAACGCTTCGGCCCGCTGACCCCGCCACGCGCGGTGGCCATCATGACCCAGATCGCCTCGGCGTTAGACGCCGCGCATGCCGCGGGGGTGATGCACCGCGACGTCAAACCGCAAAACATTCTGGTCACCCGCGACGACTTCGCTTATCTGGTCGATTTCGGGATCGCCAGCGCCACCACCGATGAGAAGCTGACCCAGTTGGGCACCGCGGTGGGCACCTGGAAATACATGGCCCCCGAACGGTTCTCCAACGACGAGGTGACCTACCGCGCCGACATCTACGCCCTGGCCTGCGTGCTGCACGAATGCCTGACCGGCGCCCCGCCGTATCGAGCGGACAGCGCCGGGACGTTGGTCACCGCCCATTTGATGGACCCCATCCCCCAGCCCAGCGCCGCCCGCGCCGGCATCCCCAAGGCCTTCGACACGGTGGTCGCGCGCGGCATGGCCAAAAAGCCCGAAGACCGCTACGCCAGCGCCGGCGATCTGGCCCTGGCCGCCCACGACGCGCTCAGCGACCCCGATCAAGACCACGCCGCCGACATCCTGCGCCGCAGCCAGGAATCCACCCTCCCCGGCCCCCCCACGCCGGTACCGCCGCCGACCATGCCGGCCACCGCCATGGCTCCTCCCCAGCGGCCCGCACCCCCGGTCACCCCGCCGCGGGTCCCGCCCGCGCAACAACCGTCCTACGTCCCCCCGGCACAGGCGCAGCCCGCCCGGCCGTCGGCGCAAATGCCCCAGCAACGGCCTACCCCCACCGGCCAGCCGTCCTGGGCACCCGACAGCGGCCCCATGCCCGCGAGCCAACCCACGCCCACCCCGCAGTACTACCAGGGCGGCAGCTGGGGCGGCGCGCCGCCGAGCAAACCACTACCACCCCCACCGGGGGGCGGCCCGACGCCCTGGCAGCAGCCCCCGCGCAAAGCCAACCCGTGGCCCATCGTGGCCGCCGTCGCCATCGTGCTGGTCCTCGTCGCCGGCGGTGTCGGCATCTGGATGGTCACCAGACCTGAGCCGAAGCCGCCGCCCAAGCCGGTACCCGAGGATCGGCTGAGCGCCCTGCTGCTGAACTCCTCGGAAGTCAACGCGGTGATGGGCTCGTCGTCCATGCAACCCGGCAAACCCATCACGTCGATGGACTCCTCGCCGGTGACGGTGTCCCTGCCGGACTGCCAGGGCGCGCTTTATACCAGCCAGGATCCGGTGTACGCCGGCACCGGCTACACCGCCATCAGCGGCTTGATTTCATCCGAGCCCGGAGACAACTACGAACACTGGGTCAACCAGGCCGTTGTGGCCTTTACGAACGCCGACAAAGCCAGCGCCTTCGTGCAGACCTCGGCCGGCAAATGGAAGAGCTGCGCGGGCCAGACGGTCACCGTGACGAACAAGACCAAGACATACCGGTGGACGTTCGCCGACGTCAAAGGCGGCCCTCCGACGATCACGGTGATCGACACCCAAGAAGGCGCTGACGGCTGGGAGTGTCAGCGCGCGATGAGCGTGGCCAACAACGTGGTCATCGACGTCAACGCCTGCGGATACCACATCACCGATCAAGCCGGCCAGATCGCCGAAAAGATCGTCGACAAAGTCAACAAGGAGTGA
- a CDS encoding FHA domain-containing protein, producing MEDTADMVTPNPPRLELRAAGRTWHAIAGRSWSIGRASEADIRLDNPRVSRHHAVLEATPAGWVLVNQSSNGMFVDGQRVERLTVGQPTTVFLGSASSGQRVQLHPVVQPPAAPLNPAPPRQAVPNPPQRQGETTVARPPTAFHAMDQLVVTIGRAPDNTVVLNDLLVSRRHAVLRRTANRWELVDNGSANGTYVNGHRINRAVIGPDDILGIGHQLLHLSGDRLVEYVDTGDVNYEASNLRVVTNKGRVLLADVSFVLPQRSLLAVVGPSGAGKSTLLGALTGFRPAGSGTVRYDERDLYDNYAELRHRIGFVPQDDILHTPLTVRRALNYAARLRFPQDVSADERNQRIEEVLVELGLATQADQRIDSLSGGQRKRTSVALELLTKPSLLFLDEPTSGLDPGYEKSVMQTLRKLADDGRSVVVVTHNIAHLNMCDRLLILAPGGRLAYFGPPQQALGYFNCTDFADLFTLLEHDTTTDWTGRFNASPLRGALAPHPALRRAPPAAARATRPVAQQSAFAQFAILCRRYLAVIAADRQYSVFLLILPLLLSLFAHAVPGKAGLSLAKAIELRSTQPSQLLVLLIIGGALMGCAASIREIVKERAIYRREHGIGLSRGAYLASKLVVLTALTSLQGLILGFLGVAFLPPPDQSVVLPWPSVEVAVAVVAVTVVSMMIGLLISAMIGNADRGMPLLVLVVMAQLVLCGGMFGVDGRPPLEQLSWLSPSRWAYAMAASTVDLNDLRRTAGGDQDPLWDYQLSSWLLAAGACAIQALLLVMLIALQLKRIEPQRRARK from the coding sequence ATGGAAGACACGGCCGACATGGTCACCCCCAATCCACCCCGGCTGGAACTGCGTGCCGCCGGGCGCACCTGGCACGCCATCGCCGGCCGCTCCTGGAGCATTGGCCGCGCCAGCGAAGCCGATATCCGTCTGGACAATCCCAGGGTGTCGCGCCACCACGCGGTGCTGGAGGCGACCCCCGCGGGTTGGGTCCTGGTCAACCAGAGCAGCAATGGCATGTTCGTGGACGGGCAGCGCGTGGAGCGTTTGACAGTAGGCCAGCCCACCACGGTGTTTCTTGGTTCGGCGTCGTCCGGGCAGCGGGTGCAACTGCACCCGGTCGTCCAGCCGCCCGCCGCCCCGCTCAACCCGGCCCCGCCAAGGCAAGCAGTCCCCAATCCGCCACAACGCCAAGGTGAGACGACGGTTGCCCGGCCGCCGACCGCGTTTCATGCCATGGACCAGTTGGTCGTCACGATCGGCCGAGCACCGGACAACACCGTGGTCCTCAATGACTTGCTGGTCTCCCGCCGCCATGCCGTTCTCCGGCGCACCGCAAACCGATGGGAGCTCGTCGACAACGGCAGTGCCAACGGGACCTACGTCAACGGCCACCGCATTAACCGGGCGGTCATCGGTCCGGACGACATCCTCGGCATCGGCCATCAGCTGCTGCATCTGTCCGGCGATCGGCTGGTGGAATACGTCGACACGGGCGATGTCAACTACGAGGCGTCCAATCTGCGGGTGGTCACCAACAAGGGCCGGGTGTTGCTGGCCGATGTCAGTTTCGTTCTGCCGCAACGTAGTTTGCTGGCGGTGGTGGGGCCGAGTGGGGCCGGGAAATCGACGCTGCTGGGCGCGCTGACCGGGTTCCGGCCGGCCGGCAGCGGCACGGTGCGCTACGACGAGCGTGACCTCTACGACAACTACGCCGAGTTGCGGCACCGGATCGGGTTCGTGCCACAGGATGACATCCTGCACACCCCGCTGACGGTGCGACGGGCGCTGAACTACGCCGCTCGGCTTCGATTCCCGCAGGATGTCTCCGCCGACGAGCGCAACCAGCGCATCGAGGAGGTGCTGGTCGAACTCGGGCTTGCCACCCAGGCCGATCAACGAATCGACAGTCTGTCGGGCGGTCAGCGCAAACGCACCAGCGTCGCGTTGGAACTGCTCACCAAACCGTCGCTGTTGTTCCTTGACGAACCGACCTCCGGTCTTGACCCGGGCTATGAGAAGTCAGTCATGCAGACCCTGCGCAAACTGGCCGACGACGGGCGCTCGGTGGTGGTGGTCACCCACAACATCGCCCATCTGAACATGTGCGACCGGCTGCTCATCCTGGCCCCCGGAGGTCGCCTCGCGTACTTCGGTCCGCCGCAACAGGCGCTGGGCTACTTCAACTGCACCGACTTCGCCGACCTGTTCACCCTTCTCGAACATGACACCACGACCGACTGGACCGGCCGGTTCAACGCCTCACCGCTACGCGGGGCCCTCGCCCCGCACCCCGCCCTGCGCCGGGCGCCGCCGGCTGCTGCGCGGGCCACGAGGCCCGTCGCTCAACAAAGCGCGTTCGCTCAATTCGCCATCCTGTGCCGACGGTATCTGGCCGTCATCGCCGCCGACCGCCAGTATTCGGTGTTTCTGCTGATCCTGCCGCTGCTGCTGAGCCTGTTCGCCCACGCCGTCCCGGGTAAGGCCGGGTTGTCGCTGGCTAAGGCCATCGAACTGAGGTCGACCCAGCCGTCGCAACTGCTGGTGTTGCTGATCATCGGCGGTGCGCTGATGGGTTGTGCCGCCTCGATCCGCGAAATCGTCAAAGAACGGGCAATATATCGCCGCGAACACGGCATCGGCTTGTCGCGCGGCGCATACCTGGCATCCAAGTTGGTGGTCCTCACCGCACTGACCAGCCTGCAGGGGTTGATCCTGGGGTTCCTCGGCGTCGCGTTCCTCCCCCCACCTGATCAATCGGTGGTATTGCCTTGGCCCAGCGTCGAAGTGGCGGTTGCGGTCGTCGCCGTCACCGTAGTCTCGATGATGATCGGCCTGCTGATTTCGGCGATGATCGGCAACGCCGACCGGGGCATGCCACTGCTGGTGTTGGTGGTCATGGCGCAATTGGTGCTATGCGGTGGCATGTTCGGTGTGGACGGGCGACCCCCGCTGGAGCAGTTGTCGTGGCTGTCACCGTCGCGGTGGGCCTACGCGATGGCCGCTTCCACTGTCGATCTCAACGACCTGCGCCGGACCGCGGGTGGGGACCAAGATCCGCTCTGGGATTACCAACTCAGTAGCTGGCTGCTGGCGGCGGGGGCGTGCGCCATACAGGCGCTGCTGTTGGTGATGCTGATCGCGTTGCAGCTCAAACGCATCGAGCCGCAACGCCGAGCTCGCAAGTGA
- a CDS encoding FAD-binding protein, with the protein MTTVLVSGASIAGTAAAYWLGRQGYSVTVVERHPGLRPGGQAIDVRGPALTVLDRMGLLAAAEDRKTRIRGASFVDRDGNELFRDTESTPTGGRIDNPDIELLRDDLVELLYGASEPTTEYLFDDSIAALDDDGDSVGVTFDRARARNFDLVIGADGLHSNVRRLVFGPEDQFIKRLGTHAAIFTVPNFLELDYWQTWHYGDSTMAGVYSARSNNEARAALAFMDTELRIDYRDTKAQFAEVQRRMAEDGWVRAQLLHYMRSAPDFYFDEMSQILMDRWSRGRVALVGDAGYCCSPLSGQGTSVALLGAYILAGELNAASRDGVVDHALGFANYHAEFHGFVERNQWLVSDNIPGGAPIPQEEFERIVHSITLKDY; encoded by the coding sequence GTGACGACAGTTCTGGTTTCCGGCGCCAGCATTGCCGGTACGGCTGCGGCGTATTGGCTTGGACGGCAAGGTTATTCGGTCACTGTGGTGGAGCGCCATCCCGGGCTGCGGCCGGGGGGTCAGGCCATTGACGTCCGCGGTCCGGCGCTGACGGTGCTGGACCGCATGGGGCTGCTGGCCGCCGCCGAAGACCGCAAGACGAGGATTCGGGGCGCCTCCTTCGTCGATCGTGACGGCAACGAGCTGTTCCGGGACACCGAGTCGACGCCCACCGGCGGTCGGATCGACAACCCCGATATCGAGCTGCTGCGTGACGATCTCGTCGAATTGCTCTACGGGGCAAGCGAACCCACGACTGAATACCTATTCGACGACAGCATCGCCGCATTGGACGACGACGGCGACTCGGTCGGGGTGACCTTTGATCGCGCGAGGGCCCGCAACTTCGACCTCGTTATCGGTGCCGACGGATTGCATTCCAATGTGCGCAGGTTGGTCTTCGGCCCGGAGGACCAGTTCATCAAGAGATTGGGAACTCACGCAGCGATCTTCACCGTGCCCAACTTCTTGGAGTTGGATTACTGGCAGACCTGGCATTACGGCGACTCTACGATGGCTGGCGTGTACAGCGCGCGCAGTAACAACGAGGCCCGTGCCGCGCTGGCGTTCATGGACACCGAACTGCGGATCGATTACCGCGACACCAAAGCTCAATTCGCCGAAGTGCAACGCCGGATGGCCGAGGACGGCTGGGTACGCGCGCAACTGCTGCACTACATGCGCAGCGCACCGGATTTCTACTTCGACGAAATGTCGCAGATCCTGATGGATCGCTGGTCGCGGGGCAGGGTGGCGCTGGTCGGCGACGCCGGCTATTGCTGCTCGCCCTTGTCGGGGCAGGGGACCAGTGTCGCGCTGCTGGGCGCCTACATCCTGGCCGGTGAGCTCAACGCGGCCAGCCGCGACGGCGTCGTCGATCACGCACTCGGATTCGCCAATTACCACGCCGAGTTTCACGGCTTTGTCGAGCGCAACCAATGGCTGGTCAGCGACAACATCCCGGGTGGTGCGCCGATACCGCAGGAGGAGTTCGAACGCATCGTGCACTCCATCACGCTCAAGGACTACTGA
- a CDS encoding serine/threonine-protein kinase gives MSETPGSRVGSIFGPYHLKRPLGRGGMGEVYEAEHTVKGWTVAVKLMSAEFSKDPVFRERMKREARIAGRLQEPHVVPIHDYGEVDGQMFLEMRLVEGTDLDSLLKRFGPLTPPRAVAIITQIASALDAAHAADVMHRDVKPQNILVTHSDFAYLVDFGIASATTDEKLTQLGTAVGTWKYMAPERFSNDEVNYRADIYALACVLHECLTGAPPYSSDNASTLVSAHLNHPIPRPSKAHTGIPKAFDTVVARGMAKKPEERYASAGDLALAAHGALSDPDQDHAADILRRSQESALPGPAVERQTVQHPRAPHPAPASKDPPAQNQQRRPPAAAGYPSWPPTPAARQPAPTSSRYQRDAWAGGTPPGPPPPQRFAGAAPWNQESQPAFPRGRNPWAIVAGVAALVLVLILGAIGIWAASKTDGNGQAGGRRTTPTTTTTTTTTAATKTTSTPATTQPAADAQARLFTLLPSGYPAGTCTPQSKPMPGSLVSLRCGQNTDANGPRIASFGLFSDIAALKKAFDGFVGTVSIVNCPGGKASPGTWWHTQDPRTILGQLACGIYKGGEPQVMWSNEQTLVFALVAGKPQGPTLDQLYKWWASHS, from the coding sequence ATGAGCGAGACACCAGGCTCGCGGGTGGGATCGATTTTTGGCCCCTATCACCTCAAACGACCGCTGGGCCGCGGCGGGATGGGCGAGGTCTACGAAGCCGAGCACACCGTCAAGGGTTGGACGGTCGCCGTCAAGCTGATGAGCGCGGAATTCAGCAAGGACCCGGTGTTTCGCGAGCGGATGAAACGCGAAGCCCGCATCGCCGGGCGGCTGCAGGAACCCCACGTGGTGCCCATCCACGACTACGGCGAAGTCGACGGCCAAATGTTCCTGGAGATGCGCCTAGTCGAGGGCACCGACCTGGACAGCCTGCTCAAACGCTTCGGCCCGCTGACCCCGCCACGCGCGGTGGCCATCATCACCCAGATCGCCTCGGCATTAGACGCCGCGCACGCCGCCGATGTGATGCACCGCGACGTCAAACCGCAAAACATTCTGGTCACCCACAGCGACTTCGCTTATCTGGTCGATTTCGGCATCGCCAGCGCCACCACCGATGAGAAGCTGACCCAGTTGGGCACCGCGGTGGGCACCTGGAAATACATGGCCCCCGAACGGTTCTCCAACGACGAAGTGAACTACCGCGCCGACATCTACGCCCTGGCCTGCGTGCTGCACGAATGCCTGACCGGCGCCCCGCCGTACTCGTCCGACAACGCCAGCACGCTGGTCAGCGCTCACCTGAACCACCCCATCCCGCGACCCAGCAAGGCGCACACGGGCATCCCCAAGGCCTTCGACACGGTGGTCGCGCGCGGCATGGCCAAAAAGCCCGAAGAGCGCTACGCCAGCGCCGGCGATCTGGCCCTGGCCGCCCACGGCGCGCTCAGCGACCCCGATCAAGACCACGCCGCCGACATCCTGCGCCGCAGCCAGGAATCCGCGCTGCCGGGCCCGGCCGTCGAGCGGCAAACCGTCCAGCACCCGCGAGCGCCCCACCCCGCGCCCGCGAGCAAAGACCCGCCGGCACAAAACCAACAGCGGCGTCCCCCGGCTGCCGCCGGCTACCCGTCCTGGCCCCCGACACCCGCCGCGCGCCAGCCCGCCCCGACGTCGTCGCGCTACCAACGCGACGCCTGGGCTGGCGGCACACCCCCCGGCCCGCCTCCGCCACAACGATTCGCCGGCGCAGCACCGTGGAACCAAGAAAGCCAGCCCGCGTTCCCGCGTGGCCGCAACCCCTGGGCGATCGTCGCCGGGGTAGCCGCACTCGTTCTGGTCCTCATCCTCGGCGCCATCGGCATTTGGGCAGCCAGCAAAACTGACGGCAACGGACAGGCAGGCGGGCGACGGACCACCCCCACAACGACTACGACTACCACAACGACCGCCGCCACCAAGACCACGTCCACACCGGCAACCACGCAGCCAGCCGCCGATGCCCAAGCCCGACTGTTCACTCTGCTGCCGTCGGGCTACCCTGCCGGCACCTGCACACCGCAGAGCAAACCGATGCCGGGCTCGTTGGTCTCGTTGCGGTGCGGGCAAAACACGGACGCCAATGGCCCCAGGATCGCGTCGTTCGGGCTGTTCTCCGACATTGCAGCGCTCAAGAAAGCCTTCGACGGCTTCGTCGGAACTGTCTCGATCGTGAACTGCCCGGGAGGAAAGGCCTCACCGGGCACGTGGTGGCATACCCAAGACCCACGGACCATCCTCGGTCAGCTCGCCTGCGGGATCTACAAGGGCGGCGAGCCGCAGGTGATGTGGAGCAACGAGCAAACTTTGGTATTCGCTCTGGTTGCCGGAAAGCCACAAGGACCCACCCTCGATCAGCTATACAAGTGGTGGGCATCGCACTCATGA
- a CDS encoding adenylate/guanylate cyclase domain-containing protein, whose product MDQASEAADRNIDDLLGDLEGTARAERAELVEWLLEQGITADEIRATNPPLLLATRHLVGDDGTYVSAREISENHGVDLELLQRVQRAIGLARVDDADAVVHMRADGEAAAYAQRFVELGLDPDQVVLVVRVLAEGLSHAAEVMRYTALAAIMHPGATELEIAKGSKALVSQIAPMLGPMIQDMLFMQLRHMMETEAVNAGERAAGKPLPGARQVTVAFADLVGFTRLGEVVSAEELGHLAGRLAGLARDLTVPPVRFIKTIGDAVMLVCPDPAPLLDTVLKLVEVVDTDDEFPRLRAGIASGMAVSRAGDWFGSPVNVASRVTGVARPGTVLVADSVQRALDDTAAAFQWSFAGPRRLKGIRGDVRLFRVRRGAAPTDSGGVSQDDDLAGSSP is encoded by the coding sequence GTGGATCAGGCGAGCGAGGCGGCCGACCGCAACATCGACGATCTGCTCGGCGACCTCGAGGGTACCGCACGTGCCGAGCGCGCCGAGCTTGTCGAGTGGTTGCTGGAGCAAGGGATCACCGCCGACGAGATCCGGGCGACCAATCCGCCATTACTGCTGGCCACCCGCCACCTCGTCGGAGACGACGGCACCTACGTATCCGCGCGGGAGATCAGCGAGAACCATGGCGTTGATTTGGAGTTGTTGCAGCGGGTGCAGCGCGCGATCGGTTTGGCCAGAGTCGACGACGCCGACGCGGTAGTGCACATGCGCGCCGACGGCGAAGCCGCCGCGTACGCGCAGCGGTTCGTCGAACTGGGGCTGGATCCCGACCAGGTCGTGCTCGTCGTTCGCGTCCTGGCCGAGGGCCTGTCCCACGCCGCAGAGGTGATGCGCTACACCGCGCTCGCCGCCATCATGCATCCGGGAGCTACCGAGTTGGAGATCGCGAAGGGGTCGAAGGCGCTGGTGAGCCAGATCGCGCCAATGCTGGGCCCGATGATCCAGGACATGCTCTTCATGCAGCTGCGGCACATGATGGAAACCGAGGCCGTCAACGCCGGCGAGCGAGCTGCCGGTAAGCCGCTGCCGGGAGCACGACAGGTCACCGTCGCCTTCGCCGACCTGGTCGGCTTCACCCGGCTGGGTGAAGTGGTGTCGGCCGAAGAGCTCGGGCACCTCGCCGGCCGGCTGGCCGGCCTCGCGCGTGACCTGACGGTTCCGCCGGTGCGGTTCATCAAGACGATCGGCGACGCAGTGATGCTGGTCTGCCCCGATCCGGCGCCGTTGTTGGACACCGTTCTGAAGCTGGTCGAGGTCGTCGACACCGACGACGAATTTCCCCGGCTGCGAGCCGGGATCGCCTCCGGGATGGCGGTGAGTCGGGCCGGCGACTGGTTCGGTAGCCCGGTCAACGTGGCAAGCCGGGTCACCGGGGTAGCGCGGCCGGGTACCGTGCTAGTCGCGGATTCGGTGCAGAGGGCGCTTGACGATACGGCCGCCGCATTTCAGTGGTCCTTCGCCGGCCCGCGCCGCCTCAAGGGGATCCGGGGTGACGTCAGGCTTTTTCGAGTCCGGCGCGGCGCGGCGCCCACCGACTCCGGCGGTGTATCCCAGGACGATGACCTAGCCGGCTCGTCGCCATAG
- a CDS encoding nitroreductase family deazaflavin-dependent oxidoreductase, translating to MDISRWMEEQVGVRLLKVHDAIYRATNGRIGHRIPGAPPSLLLHTTGAKTGQPRSTTLTYAHDGDTYLVVASKGGDPRAPGWYHNLKANPAVEINVGPKRFGVTAKPVLPDDTDYTRLWQIVNENNANRYANYQTRTSRPIPIVVLTRR from the coding sequence ATGGACATTTCTCGCTGGATGGAAGAGCAGGTTGGAGTGCGGCTGCTAAAGGTGCACGACGCTATCTACCGGGCGACAAACGGCCGGATCGGGCATCGGATACCGGGTGCACCACCCAGCCTGCTGCTGCACACCACCGGCGCCAAGACGGGACAGCCGCGCAGCACCACGCTGACCTACGCGCACGACGGCGACACGTATCTCGTCGTGGCGTCCAAAGGCGGCGATCCCCGCGCTCCGGGCTGGTACCACAACCTCAAGGCCAATCCGGCCGTCGAAATCAACGTTGGGCCAAAGCGATTCGGTGTAACCGCCAAACCGGTGCTGCCCGACGACACGGACTACACCCGGCTCTGGCAGATCGTCAACGAGAACAACGCCAACCGGTACGCCAACTACCAGACCCGCACGTCGCGGCCGATACCGATCGTCGTGCTGACCCGCCGCTAA